The DNA region ACCATTTGGATTTCTGATGGTAAGTTCTATAGGAAATTGTTCTGGTAATCCCATTTGGATATTATGCAGCACTGCATTCAAATACACTGTATCCCCAGGCCTCCATACTCCTCTTTCTGTATAAAGGGATGCTTTTAATCCTTCCTGAACACTGGTGCCACTTATATCAAATTCACTTTGAGATAAGGATCTGCTTTCACTAATTTTTAAATACGCATAGTGATCTTTGTATTTAGCCATTACAAATGATGGCAAACTCGCAATAGCAGAGATTGCTAAACCATTTCCATCTGTAATCGTATGGCTAACTTCCTGTAGTTGTGCGTCAAAATATTGTATTTCAGCCCCTTTAACAGGAGTTCCGTCAATTACATCAAAAACGAAAGCTGAAGTCTGTCCGGGATCATTTCCAGCCTTAACTGAAAGCGCAATATTAGATGCAAAAAATGAAGCACTTGCAAAGTGTTCTTTGCTATAATATTCAATATTGCATGGGTTGTCTACATCATAAGCATTTTCATCTTCATCGGCATTATAGTGCCAATACGGATAGTCCCGCCATAAGGATTTAATATTGGGATCACCGGTTTCAGTCTGGTAAAAATCCTCAGGAATTTCAGGCTTTTCTTTTTCACAGGTATAGTTACTATAAGACGGTTTAAATGTGATGCGAACTTGATAATAGGCCCCAGGTTCACTTTCAATTAATTCACTCAAATCCAAACCATATCGCTTCCAGTCTTTTTCATTGCTTCCTGGTGCCAGATTAGCAAGATTAAACACTTTTTGTTTAATTACTTTGCCTAGTCTTACCAGGTTATCCGAACTATACTCATTATCAATCCCAAGGTGAAAACTGTACAATACATTATTTGTAAATGTTTTAAATACTTCAACTTCTATAGTATGTAAATTGATAGCTTCAAATGGCAAAATAATATTTTTTGTGTAGGGTAAAATACTTCCCTTTGAAACAAATCGGACCTGCGGTGCATTTGGTTTTACCAAAAAATGAAATTCAAAGTCTGCTTTTAATTCTTTATTATTATCAGATTTAACTGCTCGATTAACAACTAATACGCCTTCCGTTTTTTGCCAATAATCTGGAAAACGAATTTGAATAAAATCTTTTTCTTTGTTTATTTCTAAGTTGGTAGAATCGTCTTTAAAACGAAGCAAACCTCGAACATCTTGACTTGCATTTAAAATATTAGAAAAATAGATTGTCAATAAATTATCATCAACTAATGCTTCATCAACTCCTGTAACTTCAAAATCGTCAATACCTGGAATTCTAATTTTAGTGCTGGTAATGGATGAATTTTCTTGACCAAATGATTCATCCCACTCTAAATTCAATTCAGTTGATTGGGTCGATTTAGGAATATGACGAATGATAATGTCGTATTTAAATGGATTGGATGGGTTGGTAGAAATTTCTGGTTTCAACTCCAGGTGATCAGGTCCAACATGGGCTTTGACAGCTTCTATAAGCTTTGAAGGATCAATATGATCATTGGTTTCTATAGTGCCGGACAGATACATCGCATTATTTTCTACGGGTTCAGGTCTTGGAAATAACCAGGAATAGTTTAGACTTATTGGCACATAACTAAATCCAATTGATATATTTTTAATCGATTTGTCAATCTCCGGAAACAAATAACTTAAATCCAAATTAAATTCATAATCCCGATTAGCTTTAAGGTCTGTTTTGTCAGGAATAAACTCTAATGAATTTATGGAAGTCCAATTACAGCTTCCCTTTAATGCTGGGGTAATATTAAACCACGAAGGGTCGACCGCTTGATTTACTTTATCAATTGCAATTACAGGTTTTGAAAATTCAATTCTAAACTGTTCATTTCGCTTAAGCAATCCAGATGAATAAGCCAAAATGTAATTTTTATATGCCTCAGGATTATTCTGAATGGAAAGTGATGATTTCTTTGCACATTGTGAAGTCAATAAAAATGTTAAAATTAGTAGACTCCATTTTATATTAAATCTCATCATAAATTAATTAAGTTGGTTAAAGTTTAATGCAATTTCAATATACAAATCTTTTTCTGTTGTAGATTGATTGTATAATCCCTTTGATTTTAAATCATATTCATTTAAAAAATCGATAACCTCTTCTATTTGAGTTAACGAATACTTTGAAGCTGCTTCTCTATAATCTTTCACAAAATTCTTAAATGGAAGTTTTAACAATTTGCTTAATTCATCATCAGATTTATTAAAATTCAATTTAGTTAGCCAAATTCGATTGAAATGATTAAAAAGAGATGCAATAGTTGCGATAATTGGATTTGACTTTGAATGAATAGCCAAATTATGAAAAATTCGAAAACTTTTAGCATGATCTTTAGCGTTTAATGATTTCTGTAATTCAAATACGTTAAATTCTTTACTAACCCCAATATACTTTTCGATCTCTAATTTGCCAATAGTTGTTCCTTTTACAACATTCAATTTTAATTTTTCCAATTCATTTGCCAGGGTCGATAAATCATTTCCAACATATTCCAGTAAAAGTGCCAATGCCTGCTCCTCAAATTTTAATTGCATTTCCTTGGACAACTCAATTAAAAAAGCAGGCAGCTGGTAATCAGATAAAGATTTCCATTCATGCCAATAGCCTGTTTCTTTTGCGAATTTTACCCAGGACGCTCTCCCATCTGGTTTCTTAGTAAATAATGCAAAGAGTATTGTAGATGGATTGGGCTTCTTTAAGTACGCAGTTAACAAATCCCAATCCTTTATGTCCTGAGCATCTCTTACTAAAATGATTTTGCGATCACCTAAAAAAGGAAACTCCCTGGCTAGGTCTAATACATTTTTAATGTTTGTTTCCTTCCCATACAAGGAGGACAAGTTAAAATCAAGTTGTTCCTTGGGCAACAAATTATTTGTGACCAAATGGATTAGTTTATCCATAAAATAGAGCTCATCGGAACTGATCAAATAAACTGGTTTTAATTGATTTCCAGCTATTTCCTTTAATACTTCTTTGAATTCCATTCCTATAATTCTATCTGTAAAGTTAATGGACGGCAGCATTAAATTTACCTTATAGGGTGTAATTTTCTAAATTCTGAAATGCTTTAAAATCGCTTCTTATCTTTAAGCCCGATTCGCATGTTATGAAAGCTAAAAAATTGATCCTAGTAACCAATGATGATGGTATTTTTGCTCCTGGCTTGATATCGCTTGCCAAATCTGCTTCCAAATTCGGTGATGTTGTTATCGTGGCTCCCAACAGTCCTCAATCCGGGATGGGACATGCAATTACTATAAATCAACCAATCCGTTTGAATAAAATTCATACCTTTCAAGACATGGATGCTTACGAATGTTCAGGAACACCTGTGGATTGTGTTAAATTGGCTAAGAATGTAATTCTCAAGGACAGGCCTATATCTATTTGTCTTTCAGGAATAAATCATGGATCAAATGCTTCTATTAATATTATTTATTCAGGAACTATGTCCGCAGCAATGGAAGCATCATTAGAAAACATACCTTCTATCGGATTTTCATTATTGGATTATTCATTTGAAGCAGATTTTGAGGCCTCTTCCGAATATGTATGTGCTATCATAGAACGAGCGTTAACAGAGGGAATTCAAAATTGTAATTTGTTGAATGTAAATATCCCCAAATTAAAAAGGGACGAAATCAAAGGAATCAAGGTTTGTAAACAAGCAGAAGGCAGATGGGATGAAGAATTTAAGGAAGCCAAAGATCCCAGAAATGAGCCCTATTATTGGTTAACAGGTAAATTTGTATCTTCGGATTTAGGAACAGATTCTGATATCTGGGCTTTAGAAAATGGCTACATCAGCATGGTACCTTCAGGACATGATTTGACCGTTTATAAAGCAATTGAAGCAAATAAATCTTTTGAAAACCTCTAATTAACTTACAATATTAAATTTGAAATCGAATTATATACAATAACTATGACAATTAATAGAAATTACAATAAGGTAATCTTTGGAATTATCATCGGACTGTGTGTTCCATTTGCATCTTATGGGATCTTATTAGTAATTTATGATCAATTAGATCATTGGGGAATTTTTAATCCCTTGGGAATGAGTTCTAATTTCCGGGAACGCACTATTGCATTGATCGCTATAATTTGCAATGTAATTCCACTTCAGCTATTTAATCGCAATCTATTTCTTGAAGCCATGCGGGGAATTGTCTTCCCTACTCTTATTTATGTAATATTATGGATGTACTTCTATGGTTTTGATTTGTTGCAATGAGTCGAGATTTTAAAATTTATATTATAGCAGGAGAAGCATCCGGAGATTTACATGGAGCTGAATTGGTTAAAAGATTTAAAGAAGTAAATCCTGGTATTTCAGTTAGAGGTTGGGGAGGAGACCGATTGGTTGATGCGGGTGCACACATAGATATACGATATGAAAAAACCAATTTTATGGGATTTTCAGAAGTATTTAAAAATATATTCAAAATTCTTGGCTTTTTCAGGACTACTAAAAAAATTATACATGATTGGAAACCGGATTGCCTTCTTTTAATCGATTATCCAGGATTTAATTTAAGAATGGCCGCTTGGGCGTTTGATCATAACATTCCTGTATATTATTACATTGCTCCGCAAGTATGGGCCTGGAAAGAAAGTCGGGTTAAGAAATTAAAAAAATATTTAAGGAATCTCTACGTAATCCTTCCTTTTGAAAAAGAATATTTTAAAAAACATGGAATGGTTGTGCATTATTATGGCCATCCTTTAGTTGAAAGAATAAGGAATTTTAAATTTAACCCTGACTTCAGACGAATAAACAACTTAAGCAATCAATCCATTATTGCTTTGTTGCCCGGAAGCAGAAAACAAGAAATCAATTCAATGTTACCTGTATTTCTTGAATCGCTAAAAGATGAATCCGGTTTTCAAATCGTGGTAGCAGGTCTTAAACAACATAAATTAGTGTATGAATCTCATTTAAGAAAATCTGAAGTTAAAGCCACAGTAGTTTATGATGATGCATACAATTTATTGTACCAAAGTCATCATGCTCTCGTAACATCAGGTACCGCAACACTGGAAACTGCCCTATTTAATGTACCTGAAATTGTCTGCTATAAAGGCAATCAATTATCATATTGTCTTGCGAAGAAACTCATTAAAGTGAATTACATCAGCTTGGTTAACCTTATCGTGAATCGAAAGATAGTCCCCGAAATGATTCAGCAAAATTGCAACGCACAAAGCATTAGAAAGGAACTCAATTATTTAAAAGATCCCAAAGTGAGGCTTGGAATGAAAACTGATTTAATGCAACTTGCCTCACTATTAGATGGAAAAGGATGTTATAACCAAGTGGCTGAGCATATTATAGATGACCTGGAACAATTTAAGCATGAGAATTATAAATAAATTATTTGGTAATGAAAAAGAACGGAGTGCTGCTTTTCAAGTGCTTGCAAATCAATTAAATTTAAAGTACGAGTCTCAAAATGACTTCGGATTAATCAAACAGTTAAGTGATTTTGGACTCTTTAAATATGGAAGTTCGCAGAAAATTTCAAACCTACTAACAGAAAAGGCCTTTGATTCTGAAAATTATTTATTTGATTATCAATATGTAGTTTCTACAGGAAAATCTGCAGTGCGGTTTGAGCAAACAGTTTTTTTCGTAAATTCAAAGCAGCTTTCTTTGCCCCAATTTGTACAAAAACCTGAATCTTTTTTTACGAATTTAATGGCTTTTCTAGGTTTTGATGATATTGATTTCGCAAAATTTCCAGAATATTCTGATAAATTTCATTTGAAAGGAGAATACGAAGAAGTCATTCGGTTTTATTTTTCTGAAGAACTATTACAGTTGCTTTTGGATCAAAACTCTTTTAATATGGAGGCTATGAATTATTATTTTATATTATACCATCAAAATAAATTGATTCATACATCTGAATTAAAAGCATTTAGAAATTTAGGAATGATGTTATTTAATTTATTTCTTATTCAAAGTAAAAAAAGTGATAATTTTCTTCAACCCTAATCACTGAATTCACTTGATTTAATGAATTCCCAAAAAATGCCATACTACAATTCCAGCCGCCACACTTACATTTAAACTATGTTTTGTTCCAAATTGTGGAATTTCAATACATGTATCTACTAAATTTAAAATAGTTTGACTAATTCCATTTACTTCATTTCCAAATATCAAAACATACTTAGCATTTAAATCTATTTTGAATTTTTCAAGCGATTGGCTTTGATCAGTTTGTTCGATTCCGATTAATTGATAGCCTTTACTTTGTAAATCTTTAAGACAAATTATAGAATCAGTTACAGCTTCCCAAGCAACACTATTTGTGCTTCCTATAGCAGACTTTTCAATTTCAGGGTGCGGTGGTTTGACGCAATATTCACTTAAATAAATAGAATCCAATAAAAAAGAATCTGCAATTCGAAATAGCGAACCAATGTTATGACCCGATCGTATTTGGTCTGCAAAGAGAATGATAGGACGTTTTGGAATTGCACGAAAGTCCTCTAACTCCAATCTGTTTAGGTCGAGCAGCGATTTTTTCTTCAAAACATTAATTACGTCCAGTTTTATAAAGGATGCACGCTTTTATAAACCCAACAAATAATGGGTGCGGCAACTCTACTCTGCTTTTTAATTCGGGATGAAATTGAACACCAACAAACCATGGGTGTTCTTTTAGCTCAATTATTTCAGTCAATTGATTGTCTGGATTAATTCCTGTAGCGATCATGCCATTTTTTTGCAAAATATCCAGGTATTTATTGTTAAATTCATACCGATGCCTGTGGCGCTCTGAAATAAAATCCGATTTATAGCATTTCCGGGCTAATGATTTCTCTTTTAGCATGCAAGGATATGCTCCTAATCGCATGGTTCCACCTTTCGTTTTAATTTTTCGTTGATCTTCCATCAAATCAATTACTGGATTTTTTGTACCCGGGTTTACTTCAGTAGAAGATGCATCCTTTATTTTTAATACATTTCTACAAAACTCAACTACAGCGCACTGCATACCAAGACAGATGCCAAAAAATGGCAATTTTTTAGTGCGTGCAAATTCAATAGCGCGTATCTTTCCATCAATGCCCCGTTCACCAAAGCCAGGAGCAACCAAAATCCCATCCAGATCTTTCAATAATTTACGGATATCTGTTTCTTCTTCAATATCTTCAGCATGAATTGGAACAACTTCCACATCGCATTCATTTGCTGCACCCGCATGAACAAATGCTTCATGGATAGATTTATATGCATCCGGCAATTCATTGTATTTACCAATTAAACCTATTCGGACAGATTCACTTGGATTTTTAAGGTGGCCTAAAAACTTCTTCCAGTTCTTTAAGTCAGGTTCCATTTTAGTATGAATCCCCAATTTTTCAAGTACCCGAACGTCCAAACGCTCTTTAAGCATTAATAGAGGCACATCGTAAATTGTATCTGCATCCAATGCTTCTATAACATTTTCTGCTTTTAAGTTACAAAACAAGGCCAATTTGGCTTTAATTTCATCTGTAACAGGCCTTTCCGTGCGACAAACAAGAATGTCTGGCTGAATACCGGCTTCCAATAATTCCTTTACTGAATGCTGTGTGGGTTTGGTTTTGAGCTCCTTTGCGGCCGACAAATAAGGCAATAAGGTTAAGTGTATGGTTACCACGTTTTCTGGCCCAATGTCCATCCTAAATTGACGTAAAGCTTCCAGGTAAGGCAAAGATTCAATATCACCAACTGTCCCACCTAATTCTGTGATAATCATATCAAAACCTAAATCCCCAAGCAATGAAATTCGTCGCTTGATTTCATCAGTAATGTGTGGAATTACCTGGACTGTTTTACCTAAATAATCACCGGCCCGTTCTTTATTAATAACTGTTTGGTATATTTTTCCGGTAGTAATATTATTAGCCTGAGAAGTGGGCTTATTCAAAAATCGTTCGTAATGCCCAAGGTCTAAATCTGTTTCCGCGCCATCATCCGTTACATAGCACTCACCATGCTCATAAGGATTCAAGGTGCCGGGATCCACATTGATGTAAGGGTCAAATTTTTGAATGGTAGCATTAAATCCACGCGCCTGAAGCAATTTAGCCAATGAGGCAGAAATAATTCCCTTTCCTAAGGATGATGTTACACCTCCCGTAACAAAAATGTATTTTGCCATAAGATTGTATTTAGTTTACTTTGTTACGGGTCGTAAAATTAGGCTATTTTTTGAATTTATGGCAGAATACTTCTCTGATCTATTATACATATATCCAGTTAAATCAATTGCAGGAATTCCGGTTAAAGCTTTAAAACTAAATGATCGAGGTCTTGAATTTGATAGATTTTGGATGTTGGTGAATGAAAACTATCAAATGCTAAGCCAAAGAGATTTTCCAAAACTTAATTTGTTAAAGATATTTGAAGAAGAAAATTCCTTTAAAATCCTGGACCCCTCTATACCCGAAAGTTATGTTAAAATTTCAAAAAAAATAAATACAATCAAACAGGTTGAAGCCTCAATATGGAATCAAAACGTGCAGGCAGCTCTGGTGGATTTTGAAGCTTCTGACTGGTTTTCGGAGTTTTTAAATTTTAAAGTATTTCTAATAGCCAATGCCCGTAGATTAAAATTCAAACAATTAAATGAAAAAAATCACGAGCTCCAGCTAAACTTTCAGGATGGTTATCCTGTACATTTAATCAATTTAAAATCGGTTTCAGATCTAAGTCAGAGGTGTAATTTATATATTGAACCCGAACGGTTCAGAGCTAATATTTACATAGATTTGCCTGAGCCTTATTATGAGGATCAATTGAAATACATACGAATTAATGGCATTGAATTTGAATTTTTAAAACCATGTGAACGGTGCATCATGATCAACTTAAAATCAAAAAGTGCTTCATTTACACCAGAACCTTTAAAAACCCTTTCAACCTACCGCATGTATTCAAATAAAATTCATTTTGGAAGTTATATTAAACCAATCTAATTGCTCAATTCTTAACGAGTTTCGAATAAAACAATTTCCCTTTTGAATTTATACATTTAAGTACATAACTACCGGAACTCAAGCCATTAGCTTGCAATTCATTCCATTCAGGACGCAAGCTACCCTCATCTACAACGACGCCCACAGTATTTACAAGCATATAATGTAATTCCCCATAAGTTGGGTCAACATAAACTTTAAATGACTTTTGAAATGGATTAGGCGCAACAAATAATGTTGCGATTGGCTCATCTTTCGCTTTTACTGCTTCTTTGAAAATTTTTATGTTATCAAGTATAACAAGGTCAGAGCTCGTATCAATCTGTGAACTTAAACTGTCAATAACTCCATTTAATGTAATGCATGTTACTTCAATAGTAATTGCCTCTCCATTTATTGGGATATCCTGCTCATAGTATTGATTTAAAGCTTCTCTCGAAGCCGATTGAATATAATTTGGCATACCAATCAATCCACCTGTTTCATTTCTAAATTGTACTCTGATACCTGCCGCAAAACTCTTGCTGTTTAAAATAGAATCATACGAAAAAGATCCTAATTTTTGAATATAATCAAATGATAATTTTGCTTTGCTTAAATCCTTCGTGTCAACACACAAATAAAGTGTACTCGTATATTTTGGATTACTAGAAATAAAATCTGCTAAATTCGAACCATTTGTAGGAATAAATTTATTAGCATTAAAGATCTTGCCCCCGGTAAAAACGATTGATTCTGAATTAATAAAATCAGATTGAATTTTAACATTTTGAAATGAATCAATCTTTAATCCTAATAAAGTGGAATCAAATTGATTGCCGGAAAATGATTCTAAATAACCGAATCCCACATTATTGATGTAAACTGCATTAAAATATGCTGCATTATTGGTATCCACAGTATCTTTTGCATAATCCAATTCACCTAATATTTTTTTATACCCGCTAAATACCCGGTCCAAATTAAAAAACGGAGATTGATATTGATTACCGGGAAAAATAGTAGTTGTTGTATTAAATGTCCTGGTAATTACCTGATTGTCATACTTTAAATTTAACTGCAATTCTGTGCCTTTTGGAACAGGTGAACAACCTGTGTAATTTGAAGTAACCCGTGCCCGCAAAAATCCATTCTCACACGAAGACCCATTTATTTGTATTTGTACAGATCTAAAATCATGATCACTATTTGCATTTTTTGTGATTGCCATCGTAATTCGATTATTTGAAGTATCTGCATCATTTGCAATAGATGCTTCCACAGTGATACTTATATTTCGGTCTATTCTTGCAGGATTGATAAACGCATACACAAACGAACCACCTGGCAAGATATCCTCTGTAGTGGTATAATTTTCAATAATCTTATTTTTTTGTGGAACGCTGATAGTAAACACCATATCGGTCCCTTTCGGAATACTGTTGTTGCAACTTAAATTTACAATTCTGATTTCTACCGGAAAAAGTCCTTCTTTACAGGCAATTTGAGGTATTTTATTATTTACAAGCTGCAAGTCGTTTTCATTAAGGCCCTTTCCAACTCCAACAGCTTTCCAGGCTTCAGCAATGTTTAAGTATTCTTTAGAGCATTTGCCATAATTCTTTTCTGCTATTAAAAGAGTTGCTTCACGAACATCAAAATAATAACTTGTAGATGTAAGATAATTATCCATTGCATCATACAAAATATTAAGAGTAGGAATCATTCCAAGTTTTTCTACAACATAGGTTTGACCAGCCTCATTTGTGCCTGATTCTCCAACGGATAAAATATAAAACCAATAATTAATTACACCGCTGTTTGTATGTACACCTCCATTATCTGAAGAATTATTGATCCAATATTTGCCTTTATATAATTTTGGATTTCGATAATGATTGGGATCTGCCATGTTTCTAAAAGCAGTATCTTTTTTTACAAATGGTTTACTTCCCAATAACCAATTAAATCCGGCTGGATCGTATTCTTGTTCAATAGTTTTTCCAAAAATATCGCTTAAGCCCTCATTAATTGCACCGGATTCGTATAAGTATTCCAATCCGCATGTAAATTGAGTTACACCATGGGTTAATTCATGTCCAACAATATCAATTGAGGTTATTGGCCCCGTGTTTATGGAATCACCTATTCCAAACAAAGTACCGGTGCTATTCCAGTATGCATTCACTAAATAGACAC from Saprospiraceae bacterium includes:
- the holA gene encoding DNA polymerase III subunit delta, which gives rise to MEFKEVLKEIAGNQLKPVYLISSDELYFMDKLIHLVTNNLLPKEQLDFNLSSLYGKETNIKNVLDLAREFPFLGDRKIILVRDAQDIKDWDLLTAYLKKPNPSTILFALFTKKPDGRASWVKFAKETGYWHEWKSLSDYQLPAFLIELSKEMQLKFEEQALALLLEYVGNDLSTLANELEKLKLNVVKGTTIGKLEIEKYIGVSKEFNVFELQKSLNAKDHAKSFRIFHNLAIHSKSNPIIATIASLFNHFNRIWLTKLNFNKSDDELSKLLKLPFKNFVKDYREAASKYSLTQIEEVIDFLNEYDLKSKGLYNQSTTEKDLYIEIALNFNQLN
- the surE gene encoding 5'/3'-nucleotidase SurE, encoding MKAKKLILVTNDDGIFAPGLISLAKSASKFGDVVIVAPNSPQSGMGHAITINQPIRLNKIHTFQDMDAYECSGTPVDCVKLAKNVILKDRPISICLSGINHGSNASINIIYSGTMSAAMEASLENIPSIGFSLLDYSFEADFEASSEYVCAIIERALTEGIQNCNLLNVNIPKLKRDEIKGIKVCKQAEGRWDEEFKEAKDPRNEPYYWLTGKFVSSDLGTDSDIWALENGYISMVPSGHDLTVYKAIEANKSFENL
- the lpxB gene encoding lipid-A-disaccharide synthase; its protein translation is MSRDFKIYIIAGEASGDLHGAELVKRFKEVNPGISVRGWGGDRLVDAGAHIDIRYEKTNFMGFSEVFKNIFKILGFFRTTKKIIHDWKPDCLLLIDYPGFNLRMAAWAFDHNIPVYYYIAPQVWAWKESRVKKLKKYLRNLYVILPFEKEYFKKHGMVVHYYGHPLVERIRNFKFNPDFRRINNLSNQSIIALLPGSRKQEINSMLPVFLESLKDESGFQIVVAGLKQHKLVYESHLRKSEVKATVVYDDAYNLLYQSHHALVTSGTATLETALFNVPEIVCYKGNQLSYCLAKKLIKVNYISLVNLIVNRKIVPEMIQQNCNAQSIRKELNYLKDPKVRLGMKTDLMQLASLLDGKGCYNQVAEHIIDDLEQFKHENYK
- a CDS encoding TrmH family RNA methyltransferase codes for the protein MKKKSLLDLNRLELEDFRAIPKRPIILFADQIRSGHNIGSLFRIADSFLLDSIYLSEYCVKPPHPEIEKSAIGSTNSVAWEAVTDSIICLKDLQSKGYQLIGIEQTDQSQSLEKFKIDLNAKYVLIFGNEVNGISQTILNLVDTCIEIPQFGTKHSLNVSVAAGIVVWHFLGIH
- a CDS encoding CTP synthase; the encoded protein is MAKYIFVTGGVTSSLGKGIISASLAKLLQARGFNATIQKFDPYINVDPGTLNPYEHGECYVTDDGAETDLDLGHYERFLNKPTSQANNITTGKIYQTVINKERAGDYLGKTVQVIPHITDEIKRRISLLGDLGFDMIITELGGTVGDIESLPYLEALRQFRMDIGPENVVTIHLTLLPYLSAAKELKTKPTQHSVKELLEAGIQPDILVCRTERPVTDEIKAKLALFCNLKAENVIEALDADTIYDVPLLMLKERLDVRVLEKLGIHTKMEPDLKNWKKFLGHLKNPSESVRIGLIGKYNELPDAYKSIHEAFVHAGAANECDVEVVPIHAEDIEEETDIRKLLKDLDGILVAPGFGERGIDGKIRAIEFARTKKLPFFGICLGMQCAVVEFCRNVLKIKDASSTEVNPGTKNPVIDLMEDQRKIKTKGGTMRLGAYPCMLKEKSLARKCYKSDFISERHRHRYEFNNKYLDILQKNGMIATGINPDNQLTEIIELKEHPWFVGVQFHPELKSRVELPHPLFVGFIKACILYKTGRN
- a CDS encoding MOSC domain-containing protein, whose amino-acid sequence is MYFAIRLYLVYFVTGRKIRLFFEFMAEYFSDLLYIYPVKSIAGIPVKALKLNDRGLEFDRFWMLVNENYQMLSQRDFPKLNLLKIFEEENSFKILDPSIPESYVKISKKINTIKQVEASIWNQNVQAALVDFEASDWFSEFLNFKVFLIANARRLKFKQLNEKNHELQLNFQDGYPVHLINLKSVSDLSQRCNLYIEPERFRANIYIDLPEPYYEDQLKYIRINGIEFEFLKPCERCIMINLKSKSASFTPEPLKTLSTYRMYSNKIHFGSYIKPI
- a CDS encoding M4 family metallopeptidase, with the protein product MYKVIAAIAAFLFCINIYSQVKSVGAIELPRHGANQNWYIPAISESKLNIDQLTSNFNSYLNLSESNSFQVLSSKIAKDQWIHTKFQQYYNGVKVLGASFLVHEYNGQVESLNGRREDIRDLNTIPDIEVSELPLICLQKYPQFFTQDPNPVQHFTNAELLIMDAQYPNRSGEFKLAFKLDYDNHDLFVNRRFYIDAVSGEMILSYDLIQSCVGGKGIAQTLYHGDQEMDLELIDSEFQLTDNSRGNGIQTISESGRTYKDQDNYWEKGSFAQRRGALDIQFGSQKTIDFYKKYFDRDGIDGKNLKLINKLRDSVYLVNAYWNSTGTLFGIGDSINTGPITSIDIVGHELTHGVTQFTCGLEYLYESGAINEGLSDIFGKTIEQEYDPAGFNWLLGSKPFVKKDTAFRNMADPNHYRNPKLYKGKYWINNSSDNGGVHTNSGVINYWFYILSVGESGTNEAGQTYVVEKLGMIPTLNILYDAMDNYLTSTSYYFDVREATLLIAEKNYGKCSKEYLNIAEAWKAVGVGKGLNENDLQLVNNKIPQIACKEGLFPVEIRIVNLSCNNSIPKGTDMVFTISVPQKNKIIENYTTTEDILPGGSFVYAFINPARIDRNISITVEASIANDADTSNNRITMAITKNANSDHDFRSVQIQINGSSCENGFLRARVTSNYTGCSPVPKGTELQLNLKYDNQVITRTFNTTTTIFPGNQYQSPFFNLDRVFSGYKKILGELDYAKDTVDTNNAAYFNAVYINNVGFGYLESFSGNQFDSTLLGLKIDSFQNVKIQSDFINSESIVFTGGKIFNANKFIPTNGSNLADFISSNPKYTSTLYLCVDTKDLSKAKLSFDYIQKLGSFSYDSILNSKSFAAGIRVQFRNETGGLIGMPNYIQSASREALNQYYEQDIPINGEAITIEVTCITLNGVIDSLSSQIDTSSDLVILDNIKIFKEAVKAKDEPIATLFVAPNPFQKSFKVYVDPTYGELHYMLVNTVGVVVDEGSLRPEWNELQANGLSSGSYVLKCINSKGKLFYSKLVKN